The following coding sequences are from one Coffea arabica cultivar ET-39 chromosome 11e, Coffea Arabica ET-39 HiFi, whole genome shotgun sequence window:
- the LOC113717973 gene encoding chaperone protein dnaJ C76, chloroplastic, protein MHSANVSLYTFNPSLITRNAIQRKSSIHVWTPRNWKSYYSSNIACKASKCTSYSSVTDLDLYELLGIESSCDQAQIKLAYRALQKRCHPDIAGPSGHDIAIILNEAYAVLSDPSSRMAYDKEQEKFADLRGYTGKPLYSVWLGPENEKRAVFVDEVKCVGCLKCALFAEKTFAVESVYGRARVVAQWADPEDKIQAAIQTCPVDCISTVERSNLAALEFLMSKKPRGKVRIGFGNTVGACASNIFDDLEKFQARYDMTSSKTSKESDIQRDARASAIQAIRTLSNWLYWQAPACGQATVQRYHFTPFGKKSTEPNIEKLRDVAAARKQARETQQHFLGVSSNYTNDAEYWAPSKLVLPESNRNNSDCRVPSSESPSIKEMEQFEQDFSDQKKISESHPLLSSVPIVLATAAAAIVRSQLSEGISGGLKEHIAGSLVRDIVNSNWLQVILAGVTWYLIGMYIVELVEVLQNKLKN, encoded by the exons ATGCATTCTGCTAATGTATCTCTGTACACTTTCAACCCTTCATTAATAACCAGAAATGCAATCCAAAGAAAATCAAGCATCCATGTCTGGACTCCAAGGAACTGGAAGTCCTATTACAGCTCTAATATTGCTTGCAAAGCTTCCAAGTGCACTTCATATTCCTCAGTTACAGACTTGGACCTCTATGAGCTTCTGGGAATTGAGAGCTCTTGTGATCAAGCACAGATAAAACTTGCATATAGGGCACTGCAGAAGAGATGCCACCCTGATATTGCTGGTCCATCAGGACATGATATAGCTATTATACTCAATGAAGCATATGCTGTTCTTTCTGATCCAAGCTCACGAATGGCATATGATAAG GAACAAGAAAAATTTGCAGATTTACGAGGTTATACTGGCAAACCACTATATTCCGTCTGGTTAGGCCCAGAAAACGAGAAGAGGGCAGTATTTGTGGATGAAGTCAAGTGCGTAGGTTGCTTAAAGTGTGCCTTATTTGCTGAAAAAACATTTGCTGTTGAATCAGTTTATGGAAGAGCAAGGGTTGTTGCCCAATGGGCAGATCCTGAAGACAAAATTCAAGCAGCCATACAAACATGTCCAGTTGATTGCATCTC GACAGTGGAGAGGTCCAATTTGGCAGCCTTGGAATTCCTGATGTCTAAGAAACCACGTGGGAAAGTTAGAATTGGTTTTGGCAATACAGTTGGTGCTTGTGCATCTAATATCTTCGATGATCTGGAAAAGTTCCAAGCTAGATATGACATGACTTCTTCAAAAACCTCCAAG GAATCAGATATTCAGAGGGATGCAAGGGCTTCAGCTATTCAAGCAATCAGAACGTTATCCAATTGGTTATACTGGCAAGCACCCGCTTGTGGACAAGCTACAGTACAACGCTATCATTTTACTCCATTTGGAAAGAAGTCCACCGAACCCAACATTGAAAAGCTTAGGGATGTTGCAGCGGCTAGAAAGCAAGCAAGAGAGACACAACAACACTTTTTAGGAGTCTCATCAAATTATACAAATGACGCTGAGTATTGGGCTCCATCAAAGCTTGTGCTTCCAGAGTCAAACAGGAACAATTCTGACTGCAGAGTTCCATCATCAGAATCCCCTTCAATCAAGGAAATGGAGCAGTTTGAACAGGATTTTTCAGATCAAAAGAAAATTAGTGAAAGCCATCCTCTCTTGTCGTCTGTTCCAATTGTGTTAGCCACTGCAGCAGCTGCCATAGTTCGGTCACAGCTAAGCGAAGGGATATCTGGTGGATTGAAAGAGCATATAGCTGGTTCACTTGTGCGGGATATCGTGAATAGCAACTGGTTACAGGTTATCCTAGCTGGTGTTACTTGGTACCTAATTGGCATGTACATAGTAGAATTAGTAGAAGTTCTTCAGAACAAGttgaaaaattaa